The proteins below come from a single Piscinibacter gummiphilus genomic window:
- the waaC gene encoding lipopolysaccharide heptosyltransferase I, producing the protein MRVLIVKLSSLGDVVHAMPVVHDIRSVYSGARIDWVVEPAFAPLVRRVQGIGEVIECAQRRWRKRWWTSAVRAEWREFKRKLTAERYDAVIDLQGLTKSALVARMAQGPSFGLANKTEGSGYEWPVRWLIDQTIEITPRIHALDRSRELAARALNYQVSGSPYFGLLSHAEPLAQPTVVFVHGTSRDDKLWPEECWVELGQRMVASGVAVALPHAGPVELARAERIARAIGPQASVWPQMSLDALVDRLGAAQGVIGVDSGLSHIAVALNLPHVQLYNFPTAWRTGPLAAHGHHHQAALEREPTPEVDLVWATWQVVRRAKRG; encoded by the coding sequence TTGCGTGTCCTGATCGTCAAGTTGTCGTCGCTGGGGGACGTGGTGCACGCCATGCCGGTGGTGCACGACATCCGCAGCGTCTACAGCGGGGCGCGCATCGACTGGGTGGTCGAGCCGGCCTTCGCGCCGCTCGTGCGCCGCGTGCAGGGCATCGGCGAGGTGATCGAGTGCGCCCAGCGCCGCTGGCGCAAGCGCTGGTGGACAAGCGCAGTGCGCGCCGAGTGGCGCGAGTTCAAGCGCAAGCTCACCGCCGAGCGCTACGACGCGGTGATCGACCTGCAAGGCCTCACCAAGTCGGCCCTCGTCGCGCGCATGGCGCAGGGGCCAAGCTTCGGCCTCGCCAACAAGACCGAGGGCTCGGGCTACGAGTGGCCGGTGCGTTGGCTGATCGACCAGACCATCGAGATCACGCCGCGCATCCACGCGCTCGACCGCTCGCGTGAACTCGCGGCGCGGGCGCTCAACTACCAGGTGAGCGGCTCGCCGTACTTCGGCCTGCTGTCGCATGCCGAACCGCTGGCGCAGCCGACGGTGGTGTTCGTGCACGGCACCTCTCGCGACGACAAGCTGTGGCCCGAGGAATGCTGGGTGGAGCTCGGGCAGCGCATGGTCGCCTCGGGCGTGGCGGTGGCGCTGCCGCATGCGGGCCCGGTGGAGCTGGCGCGCGCCGAACGCATCGCCCGCGCGATCGGGCCGCAGGCGAGCGTGTGGCCGCAGATGTCGCTCGATGCGCTGGTCGACCGGCTGGGGGCCGCGCAGGGCGTGATCGGCGTCGACAGCGGCCTGAGCCACATCGCGGTGGCGCTCAACCTGCCGCACGTGCAGCTCTACAACTTCCCGACCGCCTGGCGCACCGGGCCGCTCGCGGCCCACGGCCACCATCACCAGGCGGCGCTGGAGCGCGAGCCCACGCCCGAGGTCGACCTCGTTTGGGCCACGTGGCAGGTGGTGCGTCGCGCCAAGCGCGGCTGA
- a CDS encoding 3-deoxy-D-manno-octulosonic acid transferase translates to MFARHLYSNLLRLLKPAYVLRLWLRGRAEPLYRHAIGERLGAYQGAAQAGALWVHAVSLGETRAAAALVDALRLRHPQLRLLLTHSTATGREAGKALLREGDVQAWLPYDTPGVVDRFFKQFKPVAGVLMETEIWPNLLHAAHAAGVPMVLANARLSAKSHRQGQRLSSVMYPAAATLRMALAQTEDDATRLRDSGVREVVVCGNLKFDMTPDPALIARGRAWRARLGRPVVMAAATREGEEALLLAAWAALPSAQRPLLLIVPRHPQRFDEVAALVAAQGLSVARRSSWQAEPGEGAWPADVWLGDSMGEMPLYYGMSDVALLGGSFAPLGGQNLIEAAACGCPVVMGPHTFNFAEAATLSLAAGASRRVADMGEGVAQAVAMAGDAGRGQSAERAVAFATQHRGAAERMAEKISALLPDSASVTSPAAG, encoded by the coding sequence ATGTTCGCGCGGCACCTCTATTCCAACCTGTTGCGCCTGCTCAAGCCGGCCTATGTGCTGCGCCTGTGGTTGCGTGGGCGCGCCGAGCCGCTGTACCGCCATGCGATCGGCGAGCGATTGGGCGCCTATCAGGGCGCGGCGCAGGCCGGTGCGTTGTGGGTGCATGCGGTGTCGCTCGGCGAGACGCGCGCCGCCGCGGCGCTGGTGGATGCGCTGCGCCTGCGCCACCCGCAACTGCGCCTGCTGCTCACCCACAGCACCGCCACCGGCCGCGAGGCAGGCAAGGCTTTGCTTCGCGAGGGCGACGTGCAGGCCTGGTTGCCCTATGACACGCCGGGTGTCGTCGACCGCTTCTTCAAACAGTTCAAGCCGGTGGCCGGCGTGCTGATGGAAACCGAGATCTGGCCCAACCTGCTGCATGCGGCCCATGCGGCGGGTGTGCCGATGGTGCTGGCCAATGCGCGCCTGAGCGCCAAGAGCCACCGCCAGGGCCAGCGCCTGTCGTCGGTGATGTACCCGGCAGCGGCCACGCTGCGCATGGCGCTCGCGCAGACGGAAGACGACGCCACACGGCTGCGCGATTCCGGCGTGCGCGAGGTCGTTGTCTGCGGCAACCTGAAGTTCGACATGACGCCCGACCCGGCGCTCATCGCACGTGGACGTGCGTGGCGTGCGCGGCTGGGGCGCCCGGTCGTGATGGCCGCGGCCACGCGCGAAGGCGAGGAGGCGCTGCTGCTGGCCGCCTGGGCCGCGCTGCCTTCGGCGCAGCGGCCACTGCTGCTCATCGTGCCGCGGCACCCCCAGCGTTTCGACGAGGTGGCGGCGCTCGTCGCGGCACAAGGGCTCTCGGTCGCGCGGCGCAGCAGCTGGCAGGCAGAGCCTGGCGAGGGGGCGTGGCCGGCCGACGTCTGGCTGGGCGACAGCATGGGCGAGATGCCGCTCTACTACGGCATGAGCGACGTGGCGCTGCTCGGCGGCAGCTTCGCGCCGCTCGGCGGGCAGAACCTGATCGAGGCGGCCGCCTGCGGCTGCCCCGTCGTGATGGGCCCGCACACCTTCAACTTCGCCGAGGCGGCCACGCTGTCGCTGGCGGCCGGCGCGTCGCGGCGGGTGGCCGACATGGGCGAGGGTGTGGCGCAAGCGGTAGCGATGGCCGGCGATGCGGGGCGGGGCCAGTCCGCCGAGCGGGCCGTGGCCTTCGCCACGCAGCATCGCGGCGCTGCCGAGCGCATGGCGGAAAAGATCTCCGCGCTGCTGCCGGACAGTGCCTCGGTTACTTCACCAGCAGCTGGTTGA
- a CDS encoding TolC family outer membrane protein, with product MSPAFTPRRLALAAAFALGALSTAHAQSLQELYDTARGYDATYLAARALADSTVYKAEGVHSLRRPNVGATVGYARTTNETPATESENRGPTAALNAKQTLFNRANDATISQADLGVEAARADLALAEQDLIVRVANAYFDVLGAQDALTTARASTKAISEQLASAKRNFEVGTATITDTREAQARYDLATAQELAAENDLLNKRIALDQLVGRSNVEPKPLATPVVLPPVMPADVNSWVSLAEGGPGVRKAQVGYEVAQLETSKARAGHLPTVDLSGSYGQGRATGFSKQGSLPVNRYNGDTNQSSIGVTVNIPLFAGFAIQNRVKETLLLEEQSRNNLDAARRSANQAARQAYYGSESLQARVRALEAAETSSQVALDATQLGYKVGVRVNLDVLNAQTQLYSTRRDLARARYDVLVNTLRLKQAAGQLSPADVAAINQLLVK from the coding sequence ATGTCCCCTGCCTTCACGCCACGCCGGCTCGCCCTGGCGGCTGCCTTCGCGCTCGGCGCGCTCTCCACGGCCCATGCGCAATCGCTGCAGGAGCTGTACGACACCGCCCGAGGCTACGACGCAACCTATCTCGCGGCGCGAGCGCTGGCGGATTCGACGGTGTACAAGGCAGAGGGGGTCCATTCGCTGCGCAGGCCGAATGTGGGCGCGACGGTGGGCTATGCCCGCACCACCAACGAAACGCCGGCAACCGAGAGCGAAAACCGCGGGCCCACCGCGGCACTCAACGCCAAGCAGACGCTATTCAATCGGGCCAACGACGCCACCATCTCGCAAGCCGACCTCGGCGTCGAGGCCGCCAGGGCCGACCTCGCGCTCGCCGAGCAGGATCTGATCGTTCGCGTGGCCAACGCCTACTTCGACGTGCTGGGGGCACAAGACGCACTCACCACCGCCAGGGCCAGCACCAAGGCCATCTCGGAGCAGCTCGCCTCGGCCAAGCGCAACTTCGAGGTGGGCACCGCCACCATCACCGACACCCGCGAAGCGCAGGCGCGCTACGACCTGGCCACGGCGCAGGAGCTGGCGGCCGAGAACGACCTGCTCAACAAGCGCATCGCGCTCGACCAGCTCGTAGGGCGCAGCAACGTGGAGCCCAAGCCGCTGGCCACGCCGGTGGTGCTGCCGCCGGTGATGCCGGCCGACGTGAATTCCTGGGTCTCGCTGGCTGAAGGCGGCCCCGGCGTTCGCAAGGCGCAGGTCGGCTACGAAGTGGCGCAACTCGAAACCAGCAAGGCACGCGCCGGCCACCTGCCCACGGTCGATCTCAGCGGCAGCTATGGCCAGGGCCGCGCCACCGGTTTCTCGAAGCAGGGCTCGCTGCCAGTCAACCGCTACAACGGTGACACCAACCAGTCCAGCATCGGCGTGACGGTCAACATCCCTCTCTTCGCCGGCTTCGCCATCCAGAACCGGGTGAAGGAAACCCTGCTACTCGAAGAGCAGTCGCGCAACAACCTCGACGCGGCCCGCCGCTCGGCCAACCAGGCCGCCCGCCAGGCCTACTACGGCTCCGAGTCGCTGCAGGCCCGCGTACGAGCGCTCGAAGCCGCGGAGACGTCCAGCCAGGTGGCGCTCGACGCCACGCAGCTCGGCTACAAGGTGGGCGTGCGGGTGAACCTCGACGTGCTCAACGCGCAAACGCAGCTCTACAGCACCCGCCGCGACCTGGCGCGTGCGCGCTACGACGTGCTGGTGAACACCCTGCGCCTCAAGCAGGCCGCCGGGCAGCTTTCGCCGGCCGATGTGGCCGCGATCAACCAGCTGCTGGTGAAGTAA
- a CDS encoding protein-L-isoaspartate O-methyltransferase yields the protein MNTEQARFNMIEQQIRPWDVLDASVLSLLAVVKREDFVPAAYRSMAFFDTEVPLPNGQCMLAPKIEARLLQELEVRKHERALEIGAGSGHMAALLAHKARQVVTLESDPTLARLASENLKRASVTNVSVMEGDGSKRLPTAGPFDVILLSGSVASIPQNLLNELKVGGRLAAIVGQEPVMNAVLVTRVGENEFKSVNLFDTVAQRLVGFDEPSRFHF from the coding sequence ATGAACACCGAGCAAGCCCGCTTCAACATGATCGAACAGCAGATCCGCCCCTGGGACGTGCTGGACGCGAGCGTCCTGTCCCTGCTGGCCGTGGTCAAGCGCGAGGATTTCGTGCCCGCTGCCTACCGCAGCATGGCGTTCTTCGACACCGAGGTGCCCCTGCCGAACGGCCAGTGCATGCTGGCGCCCAAGATCGAAGCCCGCCTGCTGCAGGAGCTCGAAGTGCGCAAGCACGAGCGTGCGCTCGAGATCGGCGCCGGCTCCGGCCACATGGCCGCGCTGCTGGCGCACAAGGCGCGCCAGGTCGTCACGCTCGAGAGCGACCCGACGCTGGCCAGGCTCGCCTCCGAGAACCTGAAGCGCGCCTCAGTCACCAATGTGAGCGTGATGGAAGGCGACGGCAGCAAACGCCTGCCCACCGCTGGCCCGTTCGACGTGATCCTGCTCTCGGGCTCGGTGGCGTCGATCCCGCAGAACCTGCTCAACGAGCTCAAGGTCGGCGGCCGCCTCGCCGCCATCGTCGGCCAGGAGCCGGTGATGAACGCCGTGCTCGTGACCCGCGTGGGCGAGAACGAGTTCAAGAGCGTAAACCTCTTCGACACCGTGGCCCAGCGCCTCGTGGGCTTCGACGAGCCTTCGCGGTTTCACTTCTAA
- a CDS encoding efflux RND transporter permease subunit yields the protein MWFTRVSISNPVMATMVMLAFVVLGLFSVQRLAVDQFPNVDFPTVVVQMDYPGASPEIVEAEISKKVEEAVNTIAGINALSSRSYEGTSVVVVEFNLDVDGRKAADDVREKIALIRPNLRDEVKEPRIFRFDPQSAPIFNVAVLAPEGKKSPQELTTWATQVLQKRLENVRGVGSVTVVGGVKRQVNLYLRPAALEAMGVSVDQVLAAVKSENQELPMGALQSAEQERVVQINARLKRPEDFREIVVARRGGNAIKLWQVADVVDGPQEIESLALYNGQRTVLLSVQKSQGENTIAVVDGLQAALKDVAPLVPPGVKVEVNRDNSRSIRVSVANVTQTLIEGAALTVLIVFLFLNSWRSTVITGLTLPIALIGTFLFMYAFGFTINGITMMALSLCVGLLIDDAIVVRENIVRHVQLGKTPMQAALDGTNEIGLAVLATTLSIVAVFLPIGFMGGIVGKFFHQFGITIVAAVLISMFVSFTLDPMLSSVWHDPQAHEHGRRGPPVTLYDKTIGRVTAVFDRLTEWLSDAYQHILGWSLRHKFKTLLVALATFVASFFVIPILGAEFIPKADFSETQLNFYTPVGSSLETTEARARQIDAVLREMPEVRHTVTTINGVGAPGKIYGSVYVRLVDRKDRTRSVDQLTAPLRERLARIPGVTVTNIGVTDLGGGKSLQFSIQGPDLAELERLSNLIMPKLREIPGLVDLDSTLKPNKPTVSIDVKRDAAADLGLNVNALAGTLRTLVAGTTAGNWRAPDGENYDVNVRVTPEARTDVTDLLRVPINVTAAADGSPRIVRLSQVADVKPSTGLNQINRRDLNREINVDANAYGRSSGEVSADIRRVLDSVAWPPGYRYSFGGSTKNMNESFQYAIGALALAIVFIYMILASQFKSFLQPIALMASLPLTLIGVVLTLLVFGSTLNMFSIIGIVMLMGLVTKNAILLVDFAIRARQGEHGDAPMGREAALLHAAEVRLRPILMTTLAMVFGMVPLAFALSEGSEQRAPMGQAVIGGVITSSLLTLVVVPVIYCYLDDFSAWLKRKFAGQPAPAADIAPQPAGGK from the coding sequence ATGTGGTTCACGCGCGTTTCCATCAGCAACCCGGTGATGGCCACGATGGTCATGCTGGCCTTCGTGGTGCTCGGTCTCTTCAGCGTGCAGCGGCTCGCGGTCGACCAGTTCCCGAACGTCGACTTCCCGACGGTCGTCGTCCAGATGGACTACCCCGGCGCCTCGCCCGAGATCGTCGAGGCCGAGATCAGCAAGAAGGTCGAAGAAGCGGTCAACACCATCGCCGGCATCAACGCCCTCTCGTCGCGCTCGTATGAGGGCACGTCGGTGGTGGTCGTCGAATTCAACCTCGACGTCGATGGCCGCAAGGCCGCCGACGATGTGCGAGAGAAGATCGCGCTGATCCGCCCCAACCTGCGCGACGAGGTGAAGGAGCCGCGCATCTTCCGCTTCGACCCGCAGAGCGCGCCGATCTTCAACGTGGCCGTGCTGGCACCGGAGGGCAAGAAGTCGCCGCAGGAGCTCACCACCTGGGCCACGCAGGTGCTGCAAAAGCGCCTGGAAAACGTGCGCGGCGTGGGCTCCGTCACGGTGGTGGGTGGCGTCAAGCGCCAGGTCAACCTCTACCTGCGCCCGGCCGCGCTCGAAGCAATGGGCGTGAGCGTCGACCAGGTGCTCGCCGCCGTGAAGAGCGAGAACCAGGAGCTGCCGATGGGCGCCCTGCAGTCGGCCGAGCAGGAGCGCGTGGTGCAGATCAACGCGCGTCTCAAGCGCCCGGAAGACTTCCGCGAGATCGTGGTGGCCCGCCGTGGCGGCAACGCGATCAAGCTCTGGCAGGTGGCCGACGTGGTCGACGGACCGCAGGAGATCGAGAGCCTCGCGCTCTACAACGGCCAGCGCACGGTGCTGCTGTCGGTGCAGAAGTCGCAGGGCGAGAACACCATCGCCGTGGTCGACGGCCTGCAGGCCGCCCTCAAGGACGTGGCCCCGCTCGTGCCGCCGGGCGTGAAGGTCGAGGTCAACCGTGACAACTCGCGCTCGATCCGCGTCTCGGTGGCCAACGTCACGCAGACGCTCATCGAAGGCGCGGCGCTCACGGTGCTCATCGTCTTCCTGTTCCTGAACTCGTGGCGCTCGACCGTCATCACGGGCCTGACGCTCCCGATCGCGCTGATCGGCACCTTCCTCTTCATGTATGCCTTCGGCTTCACGATCAACGGCATCACGATGATGGCGCTGAGCCTGTGCGTGGGCCTCCTGATCGACGATGCGATCGTGGTGCGCGAAAACATCGTGCGCCACGTGCAGCTGGGCAAGACCCCGATGCAGGCCGCGCTCGACGGCACCAACGAGATTGGCCTGGCCGTGCTCGCCACCACGCTGTCGATCGTGGCGGTGTTCCTGCCCATCGGCTTCATGGGCGGCATCGTCGGCAAGTTCTTCCACCAGTTCGGCATCACCATCGTCGCGGCGGTGCTGATCTCGATGTTCGTGAGCTTCACGCTCGACCCGATGCTCTCGAGCGTGTGGCACGACCCGCAGGCGCATGAGCACGGCCGCCGCGGCCCGCCGGTCACGCTGTACGACAAGACCATCGGCCGCGTCACCGCGGTGTTCGATCGCCTGACCGAGTGGCTGTCCGATGCCTACCAGCACATCCTCGGCTGGTCGCTCAGGCACAAGTTCAAGACGCTGCTGGTCGCACTCGCCACCTTCGTCGCGAGCTTCTTCGTGATCCCCATCCTCGGCGCCGAGTTCATCCCGAAGGCCGACTTCTCGGAGACGCAGCTCAACTTCTACACGCCGGTCGGCTCGTCGCTCGAGACCACCGAAGCCCGCGCCCGCCAGATCGACGCCGTGCTGCGCGAGATGCCCGAGGTGCGCCACACCGTGACCACCATCAACGGCGTGGGCGCGCCCGGCAAGATCTACGGGTCTGTCTACGTGCGCCTGGTCGACCGCAAGGACCGCACCCGCAGCGTCGACCAGCTCACTGCACCGCTGCGCGAGCGGCTCGCGCGCATACCCGGCGTCACCGTCACCAACATCGGCGTGACCGATCTCGGCGGCGGCAAGAGCCTGCAGTTCTCCATCCAGGGGCCCGACCTCGCGGAGCTGGAGCGGCTGTCGAACCTCATCATGCCCAAGCTGCGCGAGATCCCCGGCCTGGTGGACCTCGACAGCACGCTCAAGCCCAACAAACCCACCGTGTCGATCGACGTGAAGCGCGACGCCGCCGCCGACCTCGGTCTCAACGTCAACGCGCTGGCCGGCACGCTGCGCACGCTCGTGGCCGGCACCACCGCCGGCAACTGGCGCGCGCCCGACGGCGAGAACTACGACGTGAACGTGCGCGTCACGCCCGAAGCGCGCACCGATGTCACCGACCTGCTGCGCGTGCCCATCAACGTCACAGCTGCGGCCGACGGCTCGCCGCGCATCGTGCGCCTGTCGCAGGTGGCCGATGTGAAGCCCTCGACCGGCCTCAACCAGATCAACCGGCGCGACCTCAACCGCGAGATCAACGTCGATGCCAACGCCTATGGCCGAAGCTCGGGCGAGGTGTCGGCCGACATCCGCCGCGTGCTCGACAGCGTGGCCTGGCCGCCTGGCTACCGCTACAGCTTCGGTGGCTCGACGAAGAACATGAACGAGTCGTTCCAGTACGCCATCGGCGCGCTGGCGCTCGCCATCGTCTTCATCTACATGATCCTCGCGAGCCAGTTCAAGAGCTTCCTCCAGCCCATCGCGCTGATGGCGTCGCTGCCGCTCACGCTGATCGGCGTGGTGCTCACGCTGCTGGTCTTCGGCTCCACGCTCAACATGTTCAGCATCATCGGCATCGTGATGCTGATGGGCCTGGTGACGAAGAACGCCATCCTGCTGGTCGACTTCGCGATCCGCGCCCGCCAGGGCGAGCACGGCGACGCGCCGATGGGCCGCGAAGCCGCCCTGCTGCATGCGGCCGAAGTGCGGCTGCGCCCGATCCTCATGACCACGCTGGCGATGGTCTTCGGCATGGTGCCGCTCGCCTTCGCGCTCTCCGAAGGCTCGGAGCAGCGTGCGCCCATGGGGCAGGCGGTGATCGGCGGGGTCATCACCTCGTCGCTGCTCACGCTCGTCGTGGTGCCCGTCATCTACTGCTACCTCGACGACTTCTCCGCCTGGCTCAAGCGCAAGTTCGCCGGCCAGCCCGCCCCCGCTGCTGACATTGCGCCGCAACCCGCGGGCGGGAAATAG
- a CDS encoding efflux RND transporter periplasmic adaptor subunit: protein MTKRKLKWAIGGIVLLLVLGLVGSRLNAKRQARVAAAQPAKVVQSYDLAPADLVAAGNQELVRTLAVSGGLKAVNSAFIKAKVAAEVKSLTVREGDAVKAGQVLGQLDTSELTLRVSQAEQTAASSRAQLDIAKRALENNRALVAQGFISPTGLETSISNEASARANYGAAQAAADLARKALADAQLVAPISGTVSQRLVQVGERVSIDTRLIEVVDLSRIELEAAVTPEDVADVRVGQTARLEIDGYREPVEATVARINPSTQAGTRAVMVYLSVKPHPGLRQGLFARGTVEVQRRTALVVPAGVVRVDQARPYVMAIAEGRIAYKPVTVGARGEAVINGTRESVVEITQGLAAGTQVLRGTVGQLRDGSPVSIASPASAAAAR, encoded by the coding sequence ATGACGAAGAGAAAGTTGAAGTGGGCGATCGGGGGGATCGTGCTGCTGCTGGTGCTGGGCCTGGTGGGCAGCCGGTTGAATGCAAAACGGCAGGCGCGTGTCGCCGCCGCTCAGCCGGCCAAGGTGGTGCAGAGCTATGACCTCGCACCGGCCGACCTCGTGGCCGCCGGCAACCAGGAACTCGTGCGCACGCTCGCCGTCTCGGGCGGCCTAAAGGCCGTCAACAGCGCCTTCATCAAGGCCAAGGTCGCCGCCGAAGTGAAGTCGCTCACCGTGCGCGAGGGCGACGCGGTCAAGGCCGGCCAGGTGCTCGGCCAGCTCGACACCTCCGAACTCACGCTGCGCGTGAGCCAGGCCGAGCAGACGGCCGCCTCGTCGCGCGCGCAGCTCGACATCGCCAAACGCGCGCTCGAGAACAACCGCGCCCTCGTGGCCCAGGGCTTCATCTCGCCCACGGGTCTCGAGACCTCGATCTCGAACGAAGCCTCTGCCCGGGCCAACTACGGCGCGGCGCAAGCGGCCGCAGACCTGGCCCGCAAGGCGCTCGCCGATGCGCAGCTCGTGGCGCCCATCTCGGGCACGGTGTCGCAGCGCCTGGTGCAGGTGGGCGAGCGTGTGTCCATCGACACCCGCCTCATCGAGGTCGTCGACCTGTCGCGCATCGAACTCGAAGCCGCCGTCACGCCCGAAGACGTGGCCGACGTGCGCGTAGGCCAGACCGCCCGGCTCGAGATCGACGGCTACCGCGAGCCCGTCGAAGCGACCGTGGCGCGCATCAACCCGAGCACCCAGGCGGGCACCCGCGCGGTGATGGTCTACCTGAGCGTCAAGCCGCACCCGGGGTTGCGCCAGGGGCTGTTTGCACGGGGCACGGTCGAGGTGCAGCGGCGCACTGCGCTCGTGGTGCCGGCCGGCGTGGTGCGCGTCGACCAGGCCCGCCCCTACGTGATGGCGATTGCCGAGGGCCGCATCGCCTACAAGCCGGTGACGGTCGGCGCACGTGGCGAGGCGGTGATCAACGGCACGCGCGAGAGCGTGGTCGAGATCACGCAGGGCCTGGCGGCCGGCACGCAGGTGCTCCGCGGCACCGTGGGCCAGTTGCGCGACGGCTCGCCCGTCAGCATCGCTTCGCCGGCTTCCGCAGCCGCCGCCCGCTGA
- a CDS encoding TetR/AcrR family transcriptional regulator, with amino-acid sequence MSKTSSAAPTRQRRKEARPQELLDAALALFVEKGFAATRSDEVAVRAGVSKGTLYLYYPSKEELLKAVIQQNYSGLIAEGAGIVDNFEGPTAELLAMLMRMWWTRVGSSPAGGIHKIMMAEVRNFPEIAQFYRDEVIQPSSELLIRTLRRGVERGEFRPLPYEEAMHALIAPLIFMSLHKNSFGACPLEGMDFDPDRVIEVHIELMLNGLLTKPAITAKTTTKAS; translated from the coding sequence ATGTCCAAAACATCATCGGCCGCGCCCACGCGCCAGCGGCGCAAGGAAGCGCGCCCCCAGGAACTGCTCGACGCCGCGCTTGCGCTCTTCGTCGAAAAGGGATTCGCCGCCACACGCTCCGACGAAGTCGCGGTGCGCGCCGGTGTCTCCAAGGGCACGCTCTATCTCTATTACCCGAGCAAGGAAGAGCTGCTCAAGGCAGTGATCCAGCAAAACTACAGCGGCTTGATCGCCGAAGGCGCCGGCATCGTCGACAACTTCGAAGGCCCGACCGCCGAGTTGCTCGCCATGCTGATGCGCATGTGGTGGACGCGTGTGGGCAGTTCGCCGGCCGGCGGCATCCACAAGATCATGATGGCGGAGGTGCGCAACTTCCCCGAGATCGCGCAGTTCTACCGCGACGAGGTGATCCAGCCGTCATCCGAGCTGCTGATCCGCACGCTGCGCCGCGGCGTGGAGCGCGGCGAGTTCCGCCCCCTCCCCTATGAAGAGGCGATGCACGCGTTGATCGCGCCGCTGATCTTCATGTCGCTGCACAAGAATTCCTTCGGCGCGTGCCCGCTCGAAGGCATGGACTTCGACCCCGACCGGGTGATCGAGGTCCACATCGAGCTGATGCTCAACGGGCTGCTGACCAAGCCCGCCATCACCGCGAAGACGACAACAAAAGCATCCTGA